Proteins encoded in a region of the Podospora pseudopauciseta strain CBS 411.78 chromosome 6, whole genome shotgun sequence genome:
- a CDS encoding hypothetical protein (COG:S; EggNog:ENOG503P0J7) → MSSLRSYSDDDDSSEYGYNLSPEEERLLCALADRISPVVPTSAPPEPAPTKVPAPAPRIPAPRTSRPPPSPPKPSKPSQPTIDSKAPSSSWDPPVPEVVSVYRPPTVPQNKPRPSQLVKPRWDISGGIKPDASQAVDEALDALSENDLKFDIIQLTPETNPRTYRHGSANSKHVGRECGDSQDSGIWNAPRSSGSRVSFNVKHKTARMSTVDTIPDVNYPDLSQALAGVSDTSLSVSDENPQHMLEIEVKRRNGVVPSPLAQFRSFPKKPLSVTDLTAGLWCELQHYYTLSRLPFGRRTQTPAMKRGSKIHEKLEREVFQPVTVTIAKKVDNLGLQMWNVILGLRTLRDTGSTRELQVWGMVDGNLVNGVIDYLSYENPDSELEEETLSSRGSQTTASQRLADTMMQVYITDIKTRLTPKPPSKPQVHMSLIQLFLYHRFLSEMASDKLDYFQIFGRYNLNPEEPFSDSFMAQMGALHEEVFENGDSESETEGASERGYEYESARTTTTSTTTTTTESSAYFSAPASPGAGKRPKGLKYGNLQSLLGLLKFELQVTFPRGASDIGQIVAVEYRYRGKGKAPAAAEEEDEDEIDKDEGRVISTTTYFVEPGTLDTYLAQTMPWWKGEREPRGVEMEDAFKCGYCEFAGECEWRAKMDDEVVRKARANRARRERKRMKEEGAVVVGEGLEGEQGEKPVLEEYSGDVEESASQKKKKGKKRGGEEKKSRSRERQSASQEGIAW, encoded by the exons ATGTCGAGCCTCAGGTCGTAtagcgacgacgacgacagcagcGAGTATGGCTACAACCTGAGCCCGGAGGAGGAAAGACTTCTTTGCGCGCTTGCCGACCGCATTTCTCCCGTGGTTCCAACGTCGGCCCCGCCAGAACCAGCGCCGACGAAAGTTCCAGCGCCCGCACCGCGGATCCCAGCTCCGCGTACGTCACgaccaccgccctccccacccaagccctccaaaccctcccaacccacaaTCGATTCAAAGgccccatcttcatcatggGATCCGCCCGTACCCGAAGTTGTTTCGGTCTACAGACCCCCAACAGTGCCCCAGAATAAACCGAGGCCATCGCAGCTAGTCAAGCCGAGGTGGGACATCAGTGGCGGTATCAAACCCGATGCTTCTCAAGCCGTTGATGAAGCGCTCGACGCCCTCAGTGAGAACGACTTGAAATTTGACATCATCCAGCTCACCCCCGAAACGAACCCTCGTACCTATCGTCATGGCTCGGCAAATTCTAAACATGTGGGCAGGGAGTGCGGTGACAGTCAGGACAGTGGAATCTGGAATGCGCCGCGCAGCAGTGGCAGCCGTGTGTCTTTCAACGTCAAGCACAAGACAGCGCGCATGTCTACCGTGGATACAATACCGGACGTCAACTACCCGGACC TGAGTCAGGCGCTTGCTGGCGTCAGCGACACGTCGTTATCTGTGTCGGATGAGAACCCCCAACACATGCTCGAGATAGAAGTCAAGAGACGCAATGGCGTTGTTCCGTCGCCCCTCGCCCAGTTTCGATCCTTTCCAAAGAAACCACTGTCTGTTACTGATCTTACAGCTGGGCTATGGTGCGAGTTGCAGCACTACTACACACTGTCGAGACTTCCGTTTGGCAGAAGGACGCAAACTCCTGCCATGAAGAGGGGCTCCAAGATTCACGAGAAGCTCGAGCGCGAAGTTTTTCAGCCCGTTACAGTCACCATCGCTAAAAAGGTGGACAATTTAGGTCTGCAAATGTGGAATGTCATTTTGGGTTTACGAACACTTCGCGATACTGGCTCAACCCGGGAACTGCAGGTTTGGGGCATGGTAGACGGCAACCTGGTGAACGGTGTCATTGACTACCTCAGCTACGAGAATCCCGATTCCGAACTAGAAGAGGAGACTCTCAGCAGTCGCGGAAGCCAAACCACCGCCTCACAACGCCTCGCTGACACCATGATGCAAGTCTACATAACCGACATCAAGACTCGTCTCACTCCCAAGCCCCCGTCTAAACCCCAGGTTCACATGTCCCTGATCCAGCTGTTCCTGTACCACCGTTTTCTCAGTGAGATGGCCTCGGACAAACTCGACTACTTCCAGATCTTTGGCCGGTATAACTTGAACCCAGAGGAACCCTTCTCAGACTCGTTTATGGCTCAAATGGGCGCTCTGCATGAAGAGGTGTTTGAGAATGGGGATTCAGAAAGCGAAACGGAAGGGGCGTCAGAAAGGGGGTATGAATACGAAAGCGCCAGGACCACCACTACATccacgacaaccaccacgacgGAATCCTCTGCTTATTTCTCTGCCCCGGCGTCACCCGGTGCAGGGAAACGACCCAAGGGTCTCAAGTACGGCAATCTCCAATCGTTGCTAGGGCTTTTGAAGTTTGAGCTCCAGGTCACCTTTCCACGTGGAGCATCGGATATCGGACAGATAGTAGCTGTGGAATATCGCTATCGAGGTAAGGGGAAGGcaccggctgctgctgaggaagaggatgaagacgagaTAGACAAGGATGAGGGGAGGGTCATCTCCACGACTACGTATTTTGTCGAGCCGGGCACGCTGGATACGTATCTTGCGCAGACTATGCcttggtggaagggggagagggagccgaggggggtggagatggaggatgcgTTCAAGTGTGGGTATTGCGAGTTTGCGGGGGAGTGTGAGTGGAGGGCgaagatggatgatgaggtggtcaggaaggcgagggcgaACAGGGCTAGACGAgaaaggaagaggatgaaggaggagggggcggtggttgttggggaggggttggagggggagcaggGGGAGAAGCCGGTTTTGGAGGAGTATAgtggggatgtggaggagagCGCGtcgcagaagaagaagaaggggaagaagaggggtggtgaggagaagaagagtaGGAGTAGGGAGAGGCAGAGTGCCAGTCAGGAGGGGATTGCGTGGTGA
- a CDS encoding hypothetical protein (COG:Q; EggNog:ENOG503P800), with protein sequence MADHSSNTVYLVTGANRGIGLAIVKLLSARPKTTIIATTRSFSTPSPFDATTPHHATSCVIPILLDDAKDEISSSTLPSRLQSLGITHINTLIANAGSATGFKSVFDTTEEEYLADLNVNTLGPIRLFKALWPLLEKEGGKFVVIGSSVGSIGGLVTPEGEVEGGMLVCGGYGLSKCGVGWWVMKLRAELKMQQKGVVVGVVHPG encoded by the coding sequence GGATCGGCCTCGCCATCGTCAAACTCCTCTCCGCCCGTCCCAAAAcaaccatcatcgccacaacccgctccttttccactccctcccccttcgaTGCTACAACACCCCACCATGCCACCAGCTGCGTCATCCCTATTCTTCTCGACGACGCAAAAGATGAGATATCATCATCTACCCTACCCTCCCGCCTCCAATCCCTCGGCATCAcccacatcaacaccctcatcgCAAACGCCGGTTCGGCCACAGGTTTTAAATCAGTCTTTGACACGACAGAGGAAGAGTACCTCGCTGACCTTAATGTCAACACCCTCGGCCCAATCAGATTGTTCAAAGCACTATGGCcgctgttggagaaggaaggagggaaaTTTGTCGTGATTGGGAGTTCGGTGGGGAGTATAGGGGGTTTGGTGACaccggagggggaggtggagggggggatgttggtTTGTGGAGGGTATGGGTTGAGTAAATgtggggtggggtggtgggtgatgaagTTGAGGGCGGAGCTTAAGATGCAGcaaaagggggtggtggttggggtcgTTCATCCGGGGTGA
- a CDS encoding hypothetical protein (EggNog:ENOG503NWGD; COG:U) — protein MEHAAQAIDHVQQLYIRAGGGAGPPASERPPVFKAIGIGLAIGSGAFIGTSFVLKKVGLLRANEKYNEVAGEGYGYLKNFYWWAGMILMILGEGLNFAAYAFTDAILVTPLGALSVVITTILSAIFLKERLSMVGKVACFLCIVGSVVIVMNAPQTSAVKDIQDMQGFVVHPLFLSYAGVIIVGSAIVAFWLGPKYGAKNMMVYISICSWIGGLSVVATQGLGAAIIAQAGGKPQFNQWFLYVLLVFVIATLLTEIIYLNKALNLFNAALVTPTYYVYFTSTTIITSAILFRGFNGTPTSIITVVMGFLVICSGVVLLQLSKSAKDVPDTAVFAGDLDQIQTIAEQPQPETEPKADAIRGTAAIVRRLSSARQKMELEELKRLHEEKIQESLAPVSENGAPLYEWDGLRRRRTGTFSSHRTRPGTGVGASPAPSGAPFLAPPTPHPPLGWSHFPTEEELAEASRPVSPALSSIMGTIRSRARSALLPGHPDYKPSNNPSTTKVQSPMHPVQLTSIAVPGQDNPASSNNPSDDFLHPLGAARQTRSGTTASASSSKRRVQFPEYNEGEHPLPSPPTPPPHSAKRQFSFQNIFKRNQAQSIDGALESGGSPQRSGLNSRGYSSPQVRITGATEEERLGLVKPHPLAAKSMPALQIQRFSEEEEEEDSEDEQQHVQEKRPFVGGDGGDRKAREYGHSITQGYTNISPPRKKTEKDVEKDELKAYEERRQRFKERRSMEGEKERPRERSGSGSGSGSGSGGSSSGSGSDKKGRRRGRADSKPPPQPHNHKRTGTGGGSGEFI, from the exons ATGGAGCATGCAGCACAGGCGATCGACCATGTGCAACAACTCTACATCcgcgccggcggcggcgccgggCCACCCGCCTCCGAGAGACCACCCGTGTTCAAGGCGATCGGCATAGGCCTCGCCATTGGCTCCGGCGCCTTCATCGGTACCTCGTTCGTGCTCAAAAAGGTCGGCCTGCTTCGCGCCAACGAAAAGTACAACGAGGTGGCTGGCGAGGGATATGGGTATCTCAAGAACTTTTACTGGTGGGCGGGCATGATCCTGATGATCTTGGGCGAGGGACTCAATTTCGCTGCGTACGCCTTCACCGATGCCATTCTGGTCACCCCTCTGGGAGCCCTGTCGGttgtcatcaccaccatcttgtCGGCCATTTTCTTGAAGGAGCGCTTGAGCATGGTCGGCAAGGTTGCTTGTTTTCTGTGTATCGTTGGGTCGGTTGTCATCGTCATGAATGCACCGCAAACATCGGCTGTTAAGGACATCCAGGACATGCAAGGCTTCGTCGTACATCCGCTGTTTTTGAGTTACGCGGGCGTCATTATCGTCGGCAGCGCTATTGTCGCATTTTGGCTGGGACCAAAGTATGGCGCCAAGAATATGATGGTGTACATTTCCATCTGCAGTTGGATCGGCGGACTGAGCGTTGTGGCGACGCAGGGCCTGGGAgccgccatcatcgcccagGCGGGAGGAAAGCCTCAGTTCAACCAGTGGTTTTTGTAtgtgttgttggttttcGTTATTGCTACGCTCTTGACCGAGATTATTTACCTCAAC AAAGCGCTCAATTTGTTCAACGCCGCCTTGGTTACCCCCACCTATTATGTCTACTTTACCAGTACCACCATTATCACCTCGGCAATCCTGTTTAGAGGTTTCAATGGCACACCGACATCGATTATCACCGTGGTGATGGGATTCTTGGTTATTTGCTCGGGGGTTGTTCTCCTGCAGCTGTCCAAGTCCGCCAAGGACGTCCCAGACACTGCCGTCTTTGCCGGTGACCTCGACCAAATCCAGACCATTGCCGAGCAGCCCCAGCCCGAAACCGAGCCCAAGGCGGACGCCATTAGAGGCACCGCTGCCATTGTCAGGCGCCTGTCATCCGCGAGACAAAAGATGGAATTGGAGGAGCTCAAACGATTGCACGAGGAGAAGATTCAAGAGAGTCTTGCCCCTGTCAGCGAAAATGGAGCTCCTCTCTACGAATGGGACGGTCTACGAAGAAGGCGCACTGGAACCTTCAGCAGTCACCGCACTCGTCCCGGCACCGGTGTTGGTGCCTCCCCCGCGCCCTCTGGCGCCCCCTTTCTCGCTCCTCCTacacctcaccctccactcGGCTGGTCACACTTCCCCACCGAGGAGGAACTCGCCGAGGCGAGTAGACCTGTCTCGCCTGCCCTCTCTAGCATAATGGGCACGATCCGCAGCCGCGCCCGGtctgccctcctcccagggCACCCCGACTACAagcccagcaacaacccctccaccacaaagGTGCAAAGCCCAATGCACCCCGTCCAGTTGACCTCGATAGCAGTGCCAGGTCAGGACAATCCCGCTTCTTCCAACAACCCATCAGATGATTTTCTGCACCCACTGGGAGCAGCAAGACAAACCAGATCAGGAACGACAGCTAGCGCCTCGAGTTCCAAACGGCGGGTCCAGTTCCCGGAATACAACGAGGGCgaacaccccctcccatcaccacccacccccccacctcaCTCTGCAAAGCGCCAGTTTTCCTTTCAAAACATTTTCAAACGCAACCAAGCCCAGTCCATCGACGGGGCGTTGGAGAGTGGCGGCAGCCCGCAGAGAAGCGGGCTCAACTCGAGGGGGTACTCGTCCCCTCAGGTGCGCATCACGGGCgcgacggaggaggagaggttaGGGCTGGTTAAGCCCCATCCTTTGGCCGCCAAGTCGATGCCTGCTCTGCAGATTCAGCGGTTTtccgaagaggaggaagaggaggacagcgaggatgagcagcagcatgtTCAGGAGAAGAGACCttttgttgggggggatgggggtgataggaaggcgagggagtATGGGCATAGTATTACGCAGGGGTATACTAATATTTCCCctccgaggaagaagacggaAAAAGATGTGGAAAAGGATGAGCTGAAGGCTTatgaggagaggaggcagaggttTAAGGAGCGGAGGAGtatggagggggagaaggagaggccgagggagaggagtgggagtgggagtgggagtgggagtgggagtggggggAGTAGTTCTGGGTCAGGGAGTGAtaagaaggggaggaggagagggagggcgGATAGtaaaccaccaccgcagccgCATAATCATAAGAGGAcggggacgggagggggaagTGGGGAGTTTATTTGA
- a CDS encoding hypothetical protein (EggNog:ENOG503PMVQ) gives MSAPLLMHPAEPATADNIKPRLACPFFRYDPCRHYACASYELKGFEAVKKHLERKHILKNHCARCFRSFESEDARNNHIVSERCSITLGRDEITYDEWTTARRCPRTKSCEVKWKWLWTTFFKLPALPRELVYFQDAVVEAKNVLIDPVTIQSVLKARLHLDQQEISSVADEVREALLRKNSGARPYRVCDSEGGGDNGIPANLKASGYGSMGVGAAEMEAEAVAFALPPARHALLPEEPCLPIIGESSPHPAAVVSPVTPRPTNFSLRPISVPQQPASTSGEGPETNSFDAWRTVCLVPWATADGILARLMEDPISWFKPDGPKWSDVYDHIDRDALRKFWALGNTPAVQVSIPIRSTHIQSLAAIESELFDFEVAGIRPSSSTGYIPGL, from the coding sequence ATGTCAGCTCCATTACTGATGCACCCTGCTGAGCCTGCCACCGCCGACAACATCAAGCCAAGGCTAGCTTGTCCCTTCTTCCGTTATGATCCATGTCGCCATTACGCGTGCGCCAGTTACGAGCTGAAGGGCTTCGAGGCGGTCAAGAAGCACCTCGAGAGGAAACACATCCTGAAGAATCACTGCGCCCGTTGCTTCAGGTCGTTTGAAAGTGAGGATGCAAGAAACAACCACATCGTGAGCGAGCGCTGCTCAATCACGCTTGGCCGCGACGAAATAACATACGACGAATGGACCACAGCGCGGCGGTGCCCTAGAACGAAGTCCTGTGAAGTGAAATGGAAGTGGTTGTGGACGACATTCTTCAAACTCCCAGCACTGCCTCGAGAGCTTGTCTATTTTCAAGATGCTGTCGTGGAGGCCAAAAACGTTTTGATCGACCCTGTTACCATACAGTCAGTTCTCAAGGCGCGACTGCACCTTGATCAACAGGAAATTTCATCAGTAGCCGACGAGGTCCGCGAAGCCTTGCTCCGTAAAAATTCCGGTGCAAGACCTTATCGCGTCTGCGACAGCGAGGGTGGCGGTGACAATGGGATACCGGCTAACTTGAAAGCCTCGGGGTATGGGTCTATGGGTGTAGGGGCCGCAGAAATGGAAGCAGAGGCCGTTGCTTTTGCCCTTCCACCAGCGCGACACGCATTGCTTCCAGAAGAACCATGTCTCCCAATCATCGGAGAATCTTCTCCTCACCCTGCCGCTGTGGTCAGTCCTGTCACCCCTCGGCCAACCAACTTTAGCCTCCGACCGATATCGGTACCTCAACAACCAGCGTCCACCAGCGGCGAGGGCCCTGAAACAAACTCCTTCGACGCTTGGCGAACCGTGTGTTTGGTCCCTTGGGCGACCGCGGATGGGATCTTGGCAAGGTTGATGGAGGACCCGATTTCATGGTTTAAACCGGATGGTCCCAAGTGGAGTGACGTTTACGACCACATTGACCGGGATGCTCTGAGGAAGTTCTGGGCCCTTGGAAACACACCGGCAGTACAGGTTTCGATACCGATCCGGTCCACCCATATCCAAAGCCTGGCCGCAATAGAATCCGAGCTGTTCGATTTCGAGGTCGCAGGCATCCGGCCTTCATCGTCCACGGGTTACATTCCAGGGCTCTGA
- a CDS encoding hypothetical protein (EggNog:ENOG503P85E; COG:S), which translates to MFHIRRRRNVLQDNLGSTPPPNRKPALTSSGPNSTSGPAADCELPHHDDSGAQPKRGFSQLPPEIHLIITQHLIYPDALSLKHTSRYFYRLVDTGVKLKVDWLMERRKLHLECPSNQRCDLGSDLRFCRGSVKLLMQRRREHIECESRPGLGCLIYGTETCPHARKLKTKIKRWLRGPVTLEMRWVLLVIGVALLPLIIMGWVWLMESFVWS; encoded by the exons ATGTTCCacatccgccgccgccgcaacgTTCTGCAGGACAACCTGGGCTCCACACCGCCGCCAAACCGGAAACCCGCATTGACGTCTTCCGGACCCAACTCCACTTCCGGCCCGGCGGCCGATTGCGAACTGCCTCATCATGATGATTCCGGCGCTCAACCAAAAAGGGGCTTTTCCCAACTGCCACCAGAGATCCATCTGATAATCACACAACATCTCATCTATCCTGATGCCCTATCCCTCAAGCACACCTCTCGCTATTTCTACCGGCTCGTCGATACCGGCGTGAAACTGAAGGTTGATTGGCtcatggagaggaggaagctgCATCTGGAATGCCCGAGTAATCAGCGATGTGATTTGGGGAGTGACTTGCGGTTTTGTAGGGGGAGCGTAAA GTTATTGATGCAACGAAGAAGAGAGCATATCGAGTGTGAATCACGACCTGGTTTAGGCTGTCTAATTTACGGCACAGAGACCTGTCCCCATGCAAGGAAGCTCAAAACCAAAATCaagaggtggttgaggggcCCGGTGACGTTGGAGATGAGATGGGTCTTGTTGGTTATTGGTGTTGCTTTGCTGCCGTTGATCATaatgggttgggtttggttgATGGAGAGCTTTGTTTGGAGTTGA
- a CDS encoding hypothetical protein (COG:S; EggNog:ENOG503P65I) produces the protein MIANKATSDLSYEQTVRPKNHKNKRRCEIKNYDTDGDNDIPYLEQEDKAPGTGSSDISWSCPFWKRDPFHHMDCMSYKLRRIRDVKQHLMRKHYELPFYCPICQHKFSDIKERDHHIRQRTCTEDLKGRTDPPNTSIPPEKQELLRARLGGSDKEIWYQIWDILFEARTPPATPHQKTVIEEVVDVLQGFWSEHRLEIILDVTHGQDSYDEDADSIRAQLPGLMSTALSSLVRRVKEAVCRIDHCEPTSPATENYGTPVTSTPSSFTSTFPSKRHESFMKKKGQNDAHTRKLGRVCKEYMSMRKEIWQPLAARCEEKWNVVEMQCMSNGLKGIQSHARAYTKSVTPATSMMETLVCQPPATPPPQSFDNPQFEGFENFSPSQEVDGGLVQPFGAGHDPGFDMGNDGTSDFLQDWDSSIIFSLFPGGHGARYWNFGASSASAHSEGMKYPPLSNTTTSEGSFLKWDGGDG, from the exons ATGATTGCAAACAAAGCGACATCCGACCTCTCGTATGAGCAGACCGTTAGGCCAAAGAATCACAAAAACAAACGCAGATGTGAGATCAAGAACTACGACACCGACGGGGACAATGATATTCCATACCTCGAGCAGGAAGACAAGGCTCCGGGGACTGGATCTTCCGATATATCGTGGAGTTGTCCATTCTGGAAGCGGGACCCCTTCCACCATATGGATTGCATGTCCTACAAGCTTAGACGAATTCGAGATGTCAAGCAGCATCTCATGCGCAAACACTACGAACTCCCGTTTTACTGCCCGATTTGCCAACACAAGTTTTCAGACATCAAGGAACGCGATCATCACATCCGACAGCGAACATGTACGGAAGATTTGAAAGGGAGAACAGACCCACCAAACACATCGATTCCGCCTGAAAAGCAGGAGCTGTTGCGAGCGCGGTTGGGTGGGTCAGACAAGGAGATATGGTATCAGATTTGGGATATCCTTTTTGAAGCCAGGACACCACCGGCGACACCACATCAGAAGACCGTCATCGAAGAGGTTGTCGATGTGTTGCAAGGGTTCTGGAGTGAACACCGATTGGAAATCATTCTTGATGTCACCCACGGACAGGATTCATACGACGAAGACGCCGATTCTATCAGAGCGCAGCTCCCAGGCTTGATGTCAACGGCATTGTCTAGTCTCGTGAGGAGAGTGAAAGAGGCTGTCTGCAGGATCGACCATTGTGagccaacatcaccagcaacTGAGAATTATGGGACACCGGTTACCAGCACGCCATCCAGCTTTACGTCGACATTCCCATCAAAGAGACACGAAAGCTTCATGAAGAAAAAGGGTCAGAATGACGCTCATACGAGGAAGCTGGGGAGGGTGTGCAAGGAGTACATGAGTATGCGCAAGGAAATTTGGCAACCCCTGGCGGCAAGGTGTGAAGAGAAGTGGAATGTGGTTGAAATGCag TGCATGTCCAACGGCCTCAAGGGCATTCAATCCCACGCTCGTGCTTATACCAAATCGGTGACACCCGCCACTAGCATGATGGAAACATTGGTTTGTCAACCTCCCGCaacgccaccaccacaaagcTTCGATAACCCCCAGTTCGAAGGTTTCGAAAACTTCTCGCCATCTCAAGAGGTCGACGGCGGGTTAGTACAACCCTTTGGCGCAGGTCACGACCCGGGATTCGATATGGGGAACGATGGCACAAGTGATTTCCTCCAGGATTGGGACTCTTCGATTATTTTCTCACTCTTCCCTGGAGGTCATGGGGCCAGATACTGGAATTTTGGGGCCAGTTCGGCCAGTGCTCATTCCGAAGGAATGAAGTATCCGCCACTATCAAACACCACGACCAGTGAGGGATCCTTTCTAAaatgggatggtggtgacggctGA